Proteins from a single region of Terriglobus sp. TAA 43:
- a CDS encoding DNA polymerase Y family protein — translation MKTPPELYVCVYAREFPAQALLRLRPELSEKPCVVFEGEAPQQTVCALNTRARLLGLRPGMTKVEVDTFEGVTVLDRSLRIEDTVRTILLECAGCFSPRIEDRSVNGSFVCVLDAFGTESLFGPPAMLAKQLRQRLRAIGVSASITVSSNLHASICFARGLRGGIPIQVVRRGDEAKALSGLPLSVLDMSESQEETFRAWGIRTVGALSALPEKSLISRLGQDGKRLLELARGERPHLLQPILVPFVLEEEAELDFPLDDLESLLFGLSTMLEQLILRAKSRVYALASITITLHLEGGGRHERTVNPRVPTSDKQLWLKLLHLDLQGHPPQTSILRVHLHAEPGATSKVQLGLFSPQLPEPGRLDVTLARIAAIVGEGNVGQAVLNDTRRVDDFHIEPFAIVSTEPLPFTATERLCLRTLRPAERTRVEVHLGRPCEFYFRSRRYGVEKAYGPWLSGGDWWNEAIWGNEQWDVIARSTDSSFLACRLARDFVRNEWRVAGLYD, via the coding sequence ATGAAGACACCTCCCGAACTCTACGTGTGCGTCTATGCGCGAGAGTTTCCTGCGCAAGCCCTTCTGCGCCTTCGTCCAGAACTGAGCGAGAAACCGTGTGTGGTCTTCGAAGGAGAGGCTCCACAGCAAACCGTGTGCGCCCTGAATACACGCGCCCGACTTCTAGGCCTTCGACCCGGGATGACGAAGGTTGAAGTGGACACCTTCGAAGGTGTCACTGTACTGGATCGATCGTTGCGCATCGAAGATACGGTACGAACCATTCTGCTTGAGTGCGCAGGTTGTTTCTCTCCGCGCATTGAAGATCGAAGCGTCAACGGCAGCTTTGTTTGTGTCCTGGATGCTTTCGGAACGGAAAGCCTATTCGGGCCACCGGCCATGCTGGCGAAGCAGCTGAGACAACGGCTTCGCGCAATAGGCGTCTCCGCATCGATTACTGTGAGCTCGAACCTTCATGCTTCTATCTGCTTCGCACGAGGGCTACGAGGCGGAATTCCGATTCAGGTGGTGCGCCGAGGTGATGAAGCGAAAGCCTTGTCTGGTCTTCCGCTATCCGTGCTGGACATGAGTGAAAGCCAGGAAGAGACGTTTCGTGCATGGGGCATACGCACCGTCGGTGCATTGTCGGCCCTGCCGGAAAAGTCGTTAATCTCTCGTTTAGGACAAGACGGCAAGCGTCTGCTCGAACTCGCACGTGGAGAACGACCTCATCTTCTGCAACCAATCCTCGTCCCCTTCGTTTTGGAAGAAGAGGCGGAACTCGACTTTCCGCTCGACGATCTAGAATCGCTGCTCTTTGGCCTCTCGACGATGTTGGAACAATTGATTCTAAGGGCCAAGTCACGCGTGTATGCGTTGGCGTCGATCACGATCACACTGCATCTCGAAGGTGGTGGACGTCACGAACGAACTGTGAATCCCCGCGTACCAACCAGCGATAAACAGCTCTGGTTAAAGCTACTTCATCTAGATTTACAGGGCCATCCTCCGCAAACCTCGATTCTGAGGGTTCATCTGCACGCGGAGCCTGGTGCAACGAGTAAGGTCCAGCTTGGTCTCTTCTCACCACAGCTACCGGAGCCAGGAAGACTAGACGTCACTCTTGCTCGCATCGCAGCCATCGTTGGAGAAGGCAATGTAGGGCAAGCCGTTCTCAATGACACGAGGCGAGTCGATGACTTCCACATCGAACCCTTTGCAATTGTGTCTACGGAACCGCTTCCCTTCACTGCAACAGAGCGTCTGTGTTTGCGCACTCTTCGTCCGGCCGAACGAACTAGAGTCGAGGTGCATTTGGGACGCCCCTGCGAGTTCTACTTTCGATCCCGCCGTTATGGCGTGGAAAAAGCCTATGGCCCTTGGCTAAGTGGTGGTGATTGGTGGAACGAAGCAATTTGGGGTAACGAACAGTGGGATGTCATTGCACGATCCACGGACAGCAGCTTTCTGGCGTGCAGGCTCGCCAGAGATTTCGTCCGGAATGAATGGCGCGTGGCAGGTCTCTATGACTGA